The region ACCCGCCTCCGAAGCTGAAGCGCAAGGACTACGAGCGGGAGATGCGGCGCCTGCACGGCGAGCTCGTCGCCATGCAGGAGTGGGTCAAGGCGTCGGGGGCCAAGATCTGCATCGTGTTCGAGGGCCGGGACACCGCCGGGAAGGGGGGCACGATCAAACGGATCACCGAGCGGGTGAGCCCGCGGGTGTTCCGGGTCGTTGCCCTGCCCACCCCGACCGAGCGCGAGAAGACCCAGATGTACATCCAGCGGTACCTCCCGCACCTTCCGGCCGCTGGCGAGGTCGTGATCTTCGACCGCAGCTGGTACAACCGCGCCGGCGTCGAGCGGGTGATGGGCTTCTGCAAGCCGGAGGAGACCGAGCGGTTCCTCGAGCTGACGCCATCGGTCGAGAAGACCATGGTCGACTCGGGGATCCTGCTCCTGAAGTACTGGCTGGAGGTCGGCCCCGACGAGCAGACCCGGCGGCTGGAGAGCCGCATCGAGGACCCCCGCAAGGTCTGGAAGCTGTCGGACATGGACCTGAAGTCCTACAGCCGCTGGTACGACTACTCCCGGGCCAGGGACGCCATGTTCGCCGCGACCGACACCGCCTGGGCGCCCTGGTACGTCGCCCGCACCGACGACAAGAAGCGGGGCCGGCTCAACCTCGTCAGCCACCTGCTGAGCCAGGTCCCCTACAAGCCACTCGCCCACAAGGACGTCACGTTGCCCAAGCGGCAGCCGGCCCGAGGCTACCTGGAGCCGGACCTCCCGTTGCACCACATCCCCACGCCGTTCTGAACGGCGGCGTCTTGCGGGCCAGGTCGTGACCGAGACGGTCGTCCGAGCCGGCGGCGGGATCGTCTGGCGCCGTGGCCAGGGCGGCGTGGTCGAGATCG is a window of Actinomycetota bacterium DNA encoding:
- the ppk2 gene encoding polyphosphate kinase 2; its protein translation is MAKRNKRQHEHADPPPKLKRKDYEREMRRLHGELVAMQEWVKASGAKICIVFEGRDTAGKGGTIKRITERVSPRVFRVVALPTPTEREKTQMYIQRYLPHLPAAGEVVIFDRSWYNRAGVERVMGFCKPEETERFLELTPSVEKTMVDSGILLLKYWLEVGPDEQTRRLESRIEDPRKVWKLSDMDLKSYSRWYDYSRARDAMFAATDTAWAPWYVARTDDKKRGRLNLVSHLLSQVPYKPLAHKDVTLPKRQPARGYLEPDLPLHHIPTPF